Genomic DNA from Providencia sp. PROV188:
GTCCAGTTTCTAACTTCTATTCTATCGTCAATGATGTTTCGATTTATCTGTTAAGAGGGAAAAATAGTGAGTATAGCTATTATGATTGGTACCCACGGAGTTGCTGCTGAACAGCTACTCCGAACCACCGAGATGTTAATAGGCGAGCAAGAAAACGTCTCGTTTATTGACTTTGTCCCTGGGGAAAATGCTGACACCCTATTTGAAAAATACACACAAAAGCTGACTACTCTTGATACCTCAGCGGGTGTGCTATTTCTTGTTGATACATGGGGAGGTAGTCCATTTAATGCTGCTACACGCATTGCCAATGAGCATGACAATTACGAAATCATTACAGGCGTAAATGTCCCAATGCTCGTCGAGACCTTTATGTGCCGCGATGACAACCCATCCATGGATGAGCTGATCACCGTCACGCTAGAAACAGGTCGCGGTGGCATCCGTCCATTCAAGTTTAAAGAAGCTGTTTCAGAAACTCCTGCGCCCGCAGCGGTCAGTGCACCTGCTCCACAACCTGTTATTGCAGGTCCGGGCGAACACATGATTATTGCTTTGGCGCGTGTTGATGACCGATTAATTCACGGTCAGGTGGCGACTCGCTGGACAAAAGAGATGCGTGTTAAACGCATTATCGTTGTCAGTGATGAAGTAGCCAAAGATACCGTTCGCTCTACCTTACTGAAACAAGTTGCTCCTCCAGGTGTTACCGCCCACGTTGTTGACGTAGACAAATGTGTCCGTGTTTACAACAACCCGAAATATTCCGGCGAGCGCGTGATGCTGTTATTCACTAACCCAACAGATGTACAGCGTATTGTTGAGCAAGGCGTTGAGATTGACTCGGTCAATATTGGTGGGATGGCCTATACCGAAGGTAAAACCATGGTCACCAATGCCGTATCAATTAACCAAAAAGATATCGATGCATTCAATTATCTGAATGACAAAAATATTGAGTTAGAAGTTCGTAAAGTCGCTTCAGACAGTAAAGTCCACATGATGGATTTAATTAATAAACTCAAAAAATAATGTTTTAGAAATTAGTTCTTATTGAACCGTTACTCAAAAACAGACTTAGAAACTTGTTGGTTACAGGAGATTAAACAATGGAACTTACCGTTGTTCAAATAGTAATGGTCTTCGTCGTGGCTTGTATCGCCGGTATGGGATCGATCCTCGATGAATTCCAGTTCCACCGCCCTCTCATTGCCTGTACGCTTATTGGTATTGTTCTGGGTGATATGAAAACCGGTATTATTATCGGTGGTACACTGGAAATGATCGCGTTAGGTTGGATGAACATCGGTGCGGCCGTTGCACCAGATGCTGCATTAGCCTCCATCATTTCAACCATTCTGGTTATTGCAGGTGGTCAAAGTATCGGTGCCGGTATTGCACTGGCTATCCCACTGGCAGCAGCTGGACAAGTACTGACAATCATTGTTCGTACTATTACCGTTGCATTCCAACACGCCGCTGACCGTGCTGCGGTCTCCGGTAATTTAACCTCCCTGAGCATTATCCACGTTTCTGCGTTATTACTGCAAGCAATGCGTATCGCAATCCCTGCACTGATCGTCGCAATTTCAGTGGGAACTTCAGAAGTCCAGCACTTACTGAACTCTATCCCTGAAGTCGTTACCAACGGTCTGAACATTGCAGGTGGTATGATTGTTGTGGTCGGTTATGCGATGGTTATCAACATGATGCGCGCTGGCTATCTGATGCCGTTCTTCTATTTAGGCTTCGTGACTGCGGCCTTTACTAACTTCAACCTTGTTGCACTTGGTGTGATTGGTGTTGTGATGGCGATTCTGTACATCCAACTAAGCCCGAAATACAACAAATCCCAAGTTGTTGTCAGCCAATCAAACAGTAACAACAATCTTGATAACGAATTAGACTAGAAGGAACGTAAAAATGGTTGAACAAACTCAATCTACTGAAAAACGGCTGACAAAAAGCGATATTCGTGGGGTTTTCTTACGTTCTAACTTATTCCAAGGTTCATGGAACTTTGAACGTATGCAGGCTCTGGGTTTCTGTTTCTCAATGGTTCCCGTGATCCGTCGCTTATACCCAGAAAATAATGATGACCGTAAACAAGCGATTAAACGTCACTTAGAGTTCTTCAATACCCATCCTTACGTTGCTGCGCCTATTTTGGGTGTAACGATGGCGATGGAAGAAGAACGTGCTAATGGCGCGGACATCGACGATGGTGCAATCAACGGTATCAAAGTCGGTCTAATGGGACCATTGGCCGGTGTGGGTGACCCAATTTTCTGGGGAACTGTGCGCCCTGTATTCGCTGCTCTGGGTGCTGGTATCGCGATGACAGGTAGCTTGTTAGGTCCTGTACTGTTCTTCGTTCTGTTTAACCTTGTACGTCTGTTAACTCGCTATTATGGCGTGGCCTATGGCTACAAGAAAGGGATTGATATCGTTCAAGATATGGGCGGTGGATTCCTGCAAAAACTGACAGAAGGAGCATCGATTCTAGGCCTGTTTGTTATGGGGGCGCTGGTCAATAAATGGACTCACGTCAACATTCCACTCGAAGTTTCGCGGATCAAAAACCAAACCACGGGTGTGGAAGATATCACTACTGTTCAGATGATCCTCGACCAATTAATGCCTGGATTAGTTCCTCTATTGCTGACCTTCGCCTGTATGTGGCTGTTACGCCGTAAAGTGAATGCTTTATGGATCATTATCGGCTTCTTCGGTTTAGGTATTCTGGGTGCTTGGTTAAACTTCTTAGCGCCATAATTTCTGTTAAATAATAAAAAAGGGAGGTTGCAGCCTCCCTTTTTTACTTTTAAGCTTGGTAATTCGTCCACTTAGTCATGGGTACTCAAATGACCTTAAATGATGTCGTTTTAGCCATTATCATTTTGATCATGCTTGTATACGCAATCTATGATGAATTTATTCAAGGAACACTAAAAGGCAAAACTCTATTAAAAGTTAACTTAAAACGTAAACATCGAGTGGATGCCATCATTTTTATTGTTCTCATTTGTATAGTCATTTATACAAATATTGTTCGACATGGTAATTTATTAACCACTTATTTATTAATGATTACTATTTTTATGGCTATTTATTTAGCTTTTATTCGTCGCCCAAAAGTATTTTTTAAACAAACCGGCTTTTATTTAGCCAATACGTTTATTTTATATGAGCGAATTAAAACAATGAATTTATCTGAAGATGGTATTTTAATGATTGGATTAGAGCAAAAGAAAGTCCATATTCAAGTCAACCATCTTGATGATTTACAAAAGATTTATGATTTTTTTATTAATCATAAATAACTACTTTATATATTGGTATAAATATTAAGGTTAATTAAATGTTTAATTAACCTTAACTTTGTTAATATCGAAAATGAAAATTATTCTCATTTAAAAAATATATTTATTAATAATTAATATTTTGCCTTTATTAAAATCTATGATATCTTTCGTCCCACGTCATTGGGGAGTAGCCTGTTCTGGAATGTATTCTTTCCAGAAAATCCGTGTCAACATACTCGTTTGTTTTTAAACGTGGTGCGGATGCCATTTATTGGTTGGCAAGACCATAGACACATAAATACGCCTTTTGGTTGGGGGTAATTTATGTGTATATGGAAACACCCAACCGAGATTATTGTTATGAGCTTTTACGCAACTCTCATCCTCGCCTTCGCGCTCTCTATGGATGCTTTCGCTGTCGCTATTTGTAAGGGCGCAGTGCTCCATAAACCTCGTTTTCGTGAAATTCTTCGTACTGGCTTTATCTTTGGTTTTATTGAAGCTATCACACCGATCATTGGCTGGGGCATTGGTATTTTAGCCAGCCAGTATGTTATCCGTTGGGATCACTGGATTGCGTTTGCCCTGCTATTCATTCTTGGCGGACGTATGATCTGGCAAAGTCTAACCACCAAAGATGAAGATTGCTGCGCTAAACCATCTAGTCACAGTGCAGGAAATTTAGTGTTATCTGCCATCGCCACCAGTCTTGATGCTATGGCAATTGGTTTAGGTCTGGCTTTCCTGCAAGTAGATATCGTCCATACAGCGATGACTATCGGCTTAACCACGATGATAATGGCCACAATTGGCATGATGATTGGCCGTTACGTAGGTCCATTATTAGGAAAAAAAGCAGAGATTTTAGGCGGGCTGGTGCTTATTGCGATTGGATTTAATATCCTCTTTGAGCATCTCGAATTATTTATGTACGCGCCATGATCTTCCTGTTCCCCCTGAGTCATTCAGGGGGAACAGTTTGAGATTTAATACGGGTTTTAGTCTTTATATTGATAAACTCGGATCAGAAAATCAGCAGTATAATCTTTCTCGTTTTCCTGCTTTAATTGCTGTTTCACCTCTTCAGAAGCTCGCCATGCAAACGGCGTCATCTCTAACAATGCAAATGCCTCTTCTCCTTCAAGATCCATCACATAATTTAAGCGAGTCTCATCAATCAATTTAAAGTCTGGAAGGTCTTCGTCTTTTGCAGGGTGTAATTTCACTTCATCATAAATCAAGGCTTTTAATTCTTGCAGATGTTCTGCTGCCGGCGTTACCGTAATTAAAATTCCCATTGGTGTTAATACTCGGCTTAATTCTTGCGCCTTACAGGGTGCATAAATACGAATAATGGCACTCAAACTCGAATCCGCAAACGGTAAACGATGACTTGAAGCAACACAGAAATTAACTGATTTATAGCGCTTAGCAGCAAAACGGATTGCCACTTTCGATACATCCAGCCCATACACACTAACAGATTTAGATGCCGCCTTTAATGACTGAGCAAAATGATCAGTGTAATACCCTTCCCCACAACCGATATCGAGTATATTTTCACTGCTCTCAGGTAGATATTGAGCGAGCTTGTCAGCGACCTTATCGCGCATTGGCTGATAATGACCCGCATCTAAAAACTGACGACGAGAAACCATCATTTCTAGGCTATCACCTGGATCTTTAGAACGCTTATGCTGTACAGGGAGCAAATTAACATAACCCTCTTTGGCACAATCAAACTGGTGATTTGCTTCACAACGATAGCTACTGTTAATTAAATTGAGGGGTTTAAAACACAAGGGGCATTGATAATTCATATGGTTACACTGATTTAAAAATAATGCTCAGTATACCATATAAGCTGTCAAGCAGCGCCATGGAATTATACCCCATGGCACCGTGACGTAATCTAGAGGAGTATAGCGAACTTATTTACCTGCTTTAGCCGCTTCAGGTGCTTTGACTTCACCTGACTGTTTCACTTCACTCTTTTTAACTTCTTTTTTACCATGCTCTGCTTTGGCAACTTCGTGCGTTTTCACACCATGGTTTACATGTTCAGTTTTTGCAGTGGTATTTGCTAATGCAGCACCAGAAACAGCTAATGACAGAACAGTCGCGATTGCTAATAATTTTTTCATTTTGAACGCCTTATTTAAATTCAAACTAATGAGTAATTGATATAAAACTTATATTTTGGTGTAGCTAAAAATTTAAATGGCTTTTTCGGCACTTTTATCTTTAGTTGCACTCACTTTTTTCTCAGTTTTCACTTTTGCGTGATGAGCTTTAGCTGAGTGATGAGCGACAGCAATTGGCGCTACTGGCTCAGTTTTGGTTGTTGTATTTGCTAATGCAGCACCAGAAACAGCTAATGACAATACAGTTGCGATTGCTAATAACTTTTTCATACTAAGTACCTTAAGATTAATTTATTAAGCAAGGATGTTCTTGCCACATTAATAAATCATATCTACAGATCATTTCGCAATAGGAGAATATTAAAGATTCTTAAATTTTTTATAGGTTATTTTAATGAATAAATATTTTAATTTTGTTGATACTTCATTTACTTTTAAAGATTAATTTTTAATCGTTTTTTAACTTGCCAATAGTTTTATTTTTCAATATATATCAAACAGATAAATTAAAATAAATCTTGATGTTAATTTTTTGATTTTGAAAATCATCTTCATTCCAATTTATTTGATATCTATTTTTTCTTCATTTTTCTTTTAAAAATTCACTTTTCATCTTGCCAATTTAATAAAGCTTCTTTTTTTGAAGATAAGCTGACTTTTATTTTTATCTAAAAAGAACTTTTTCTGTTTACTTCAAAAAAAAGCCATTCAACTTTGAATGGCTTTAAATTCACTATATTCAATTTAAAAATTAAAAATGAGCAAACTCAGGAATCGGTTTACGTCCATGAGCCTCTAAAAAATCTAAAACGCGGCGTGGTGTAGTATTCAAAATTCGGGACTCTGGAAAATCAATGGATTTCAACATCTCAACCACTTCATCAAAACGCCCTAAATAACTGACATGATGTGAATCTGAGCCTAAAGCAACCCAACCGCCTGCTTCTTTCACCGCTTTCGCTATTTCTATGCAGTTCTTCTTACTACCCGCTCTAGAATGCAAGAAAGAGGAGTTATTCATCTCTAGTGCTACGTTGCTCTCTTTAGCAGCTTGGGCTACAGCTTTAATATCAATTGGGTATTTAGGGTTGCCAGGGTGAGTAATAATTTGCACTTTTCCGCTACGAATAGTAGCAATCATCGCTTCTGTATTGTCTTCTAGACTTTGTGGTTCTAGAACTGGCTCATGGAATCCTGCTAGAATAATATCTAGATGACGAGCAATCTTTTCATTGCAGTCTGTCTCACCCTGCTTATTTTTAATGTTTGCTTCAATTCCATATAACAAACCAACACCATTAACAATGCGCGGCAATATTGGCATATTGCCAAAATGCCATTCATGTGGGGCATCTTGCATTTCAGGGCCATGATCGGTAATGGCAAATAGTTTCATTCCTCGAGCGGCAGCTTCCGCAAAGTATTCATTAACAGTGCTAAATGCATGGGTGCTGGCAATGGTGTGCGCATGTAAATCAACTTGATACATAAAATATCCTTCTAATTCTTCTATTTGCCTTCTGACATTATTCAGATTGAAAAGGTTATCCCAAGCTAACATATCGCCACCAAGGATTCGATAACAATTCTGTTAAACCGCACTTATCGGATCTCTATTGTAAATTGCAGTTTATCTGACTCCTATTTAGCCAATAAAAAAGCCCGCTTCATTCGTGCGGGCTTTTATTCACTAAATATGGTTTAGTTAACCAAAATACGCTTATTGGTTGCACCCCATAATATGGACATTTCAGTAAACAGCGCGCCGCTAATATCTTCAACCTCTTCAGCGGTTATTTCCCCTTTTCCTTGTTTACCAAAAAAGACAACCTCATCTCCTGGTTGTACATTTTTAATATCAGTAACATCGACCATCACAGTATTCATGGATGTTTTTCCAAGAACAGGCACACGTTGCCCATTGATTAAAACATGCCCAGCATTACTGAATACGCGACGGTAGCCATCCGCATAACCGACAGGAATATTTGCTAATACAGAATCACGCTTCAGTGTATAAGTTCTGTCATAACCAACGGTATTTCCTTTCGGATAGTGATTCACCGCCGCAATATTCGATTTAAATGTCATCACGCGTTTGTAGTCTTTAGTGGCAACCGTATCACCATAAAAAATACCACCAACACGCACCATATCCAACCACGATTCTGGCACGGTCAATGTTGCATAAGTATTCGCAACATGCAGAGTAACATCTTCGCGTTTCAATCCTGTCACATTCAGAACTTGTTGAGACTCTTTTTTGAATTTAGCCAGATCTTTTCGGATTTGTGCTTCATCCTCTTCAGGATAGTGAGACATAATCCCGACGATTTTTAAATTAGGTAACTGCGAGATTAGCTTAGCTTGTTGCAATCCTTCAGTATTACTGACTTCCAAACCATTTCGTGACATTCCTGCCGAGTTCAATGCAAGGTGAATCGGAATAACTTTGCCCTGTTTTGCCGCTACCGCATTTAAGCGCTGCGCCATTTCCAAGTTACCAATTAATTCTTCTACATTAAATTCAGTGGCTTGAGCCATTTCTTTTTCAGTGGCGTTACGCACTCGCATTAAACGACCTTTAAAGCCTAAATCACGAACTTGCTTCAATTCTGTGTTGCTAGTTAGCCCAATGCATTGAACATTATTTTCAATCATTACTGGGGTAACTAACGTCAGGTCATGCCCATATGCATCCCCTTTTAAAACAGCACACATTCCCGCTTTATCACCCAATAATGCTTGTACTTTCTTGATATTGTAATCCAATGCACTGTGAGAAATTTCTATCCATGCATTATTAACTAGCGCAGGTTGAATCTGTGCAGATGGGGTTTCTATGATGTTGGTTTTCGCAGGTTGCTGACATGCAGTCGCCACCAGCAGAGGAAGAAGAGCAAGATATTTCAGACGAAATGCCACGTTGTTATCCTTAGCCATGGATCAGTGAGTTTCCCCTCACCTTTATTATTATGATTACGGGGAGTGAACATATACTTTCGATGTATATAGGCTACTGATAATAACAATATGAATTAATTGAACAAGCAATAATTACCAATATTTGAATAAAAAATCACTTTAAGTGAATTTATAATGAAAATCACTCTGGAATTTCTTTTCTCATATCTTGTTTACTGCAATACAACTACCTCTAAACTGCCTCAATAATGTTTTTTACGAGGCTGCTCTCATAATCATTTTTTCTGCTTTAAATTACCTTGTTCGGGGTATGTTTTTCTTTTTGGATAATATTATTCTGGGTGCGTTTGTGTTTGGGGCTTGTGTTTTAATCCTCAGCCTTGTTGACTGTTCCGTTATCTCGTTTTTAACGCACGTTATTTTAACTAATAAGGGAAACTATGAATTGGATAATTCAAAAGATAATGAATCCTCTTACAGGAGGAGTTGGTTCCGCCTTAGCACTCAATGGTGCTATATCGCTTATCGTTCCATCTCTGATTTTAACAACCACTAATATTTATATTCTAGCGGCTATACTCAGCGTTATTTTCATCTATATCTCGATAAAATATGATTGAGTTTTTCCATCCACAAACAACACAAGCACTCAGCATATTTTACTTTACGCTTATTCTTGCTTACTTAGTTATTCACCTTATTTGGGAGCATTTTGATAAGTTTGCCGAAAATTTTTCGTTAATTCGTTTACCTCAAAAGGTGGCTGTTATCTATACCGCCGCCACCTTTGCGAGTAATTTATTTTTAATCGTGATTATGTTTAACCTAGATAACCCACTCAAAAATGATAGCGTCATGATTTTGCCGTTAAGCCTCGCAGGGCTAACTGGCCTATGCTATTCGTTAGGGACTATTGTTCCTAGAAAGAAAGCAACTCATATTTAAAGTTCACTAATATGGACTTTAAATCATCTTTATACTGGCTGTGTCCCTATTTAAGGACGCTATGAATAAGAATGGAGTTCAATGAGTCTACGTTGAAAAAATTAAGGAAATGACAAGGTAGAAAGCAGCAACTAATCTCAAAGCAATACATTAGCAACAAAGGTGAAGAGCTAGAATGGTAATTCAATTAATGAAAAAACAAAAAGGCACCAGTAACTAACTGATGCCTTTGAATTTATCGACAACTAAACATTGTTATCAACAATAACTCTATTATTCCCACTCAATGGTCGCTGGTGGCTTGCCACTGATGTCATAAACTACGCGGGAAATGCCATTCACTTCATTGATAATGCGATTAGACACGCGACCTAAGAAGTCATATGGCAAGTGAGCCCAGTGAGCAGTCATAAAGTCGATGGTTTCAACTGCACGCAGAGAAACAACCCAGTCATACTTACGACCATCACCCATTACGCCAACAGAGCGCACTGGTAAGAATACGGTGAATGCTTGGCTAACTTTATTGTACAGATCCGCTTTGTGCAGCTCTTCGATAAAGATAGCATCTGCGCGACGTAGCAGATCACAATACTCTTTCTTCACTTCGCCCAGAACACGAACACCTAAACCTGGGCCTGGGAATGGATGACGATACAGCATATCGTATGGCAGGCCTAACTCCAGACCAATCTTACGCACTTCATCTTTGAACAGCTCTTTCAAAGGTTCAACCAGACCCAGCTTCATATCTTCCGGTAAGCCACCCACGTTATGGTGAGATTTAATAACGTGCGCTTTACCTGTTGCTGATGCCGCAGACTCGATAATATCTGGGTAAATCGTTCCTTGAGCCAACCATTTGATATTTGGCAGCTTAGACGACTCTTCATCGAACACTTCGATAAATACGTGACCAATTTTCTTACGCTTAGCTTCTGGATCTGAAATGCCAGCCAGTGCGTTCATAAAGCGGTCTTCTGCTTTCGCGTGGATGATGTTCAGGTCAAATTTACCTTGGAACATTTCCATGACTTGGTCAGCTTCATTTAAACGCAATAAACCGTTATCAACGAATACGCAGGTCAGGCGCTTACCAATCGCACGATTTAATAATAGCGCAGTAACAGAAGAATCCACACCGCCAGACAGTGCTAACAGAACATGGTCATCACCGATTTGTTCTTTCAGGCGAGCAACGGTATCTTCGATAATTGCGGCTGATGTCCACAGCGCTTCACATTGGCACAGATCCAATACGAAACGTTTTAAAATATTTAAACCTTGATGAGTGTGAGTCACTTCTGGGTGGAACTGAACACCGTAGAAACGCTTCTCAACGTCAGCCATGATGGCATATGGACAGCTTGGCGTGCTTGCAATCGTTTTGAAGCTAGACGGGATAGCGGTCACTTTATCGCCATGGCTCATCCACACATCTAAAACTGGCTTGCCATCTTCGTTCAGCGCATCTTGGATGCCGCGGAACAGGTCGCAATCTTCCAGAATTTCAACGTTCGCATAACCAAACTCACGTTCGCCAGACACTTCAACCGCACCACCTAATTGCATGGACATAGTTTGCATGCCGTAGCAGATACCTAAAACAGGGACGCCCGCATTAAATACATACTCTGGTGCACGTGGGCTATCCGCTTCTGTCGTACTTTCTGGGCCACCAGACAAGATAATCCCGTTAGGATTAAACTCTCTGATTTGCTCTTCGGTTACATCCCACGCCCACAGTTCACAGTAGACGCCAATTTCACGGATACGACGCGCAATCAGCTGAGTATACTGAGAGCCGAAATCAAGGATAAGAATGCGATGCTTATGGATATTTGTAGTCATTTGAGGAGAATTCCAGCAATTCAAGTCAAAATAAAAGGTGGTGACGCCATCAATATGGGCGCCACCCTGAAACTTTTTGATTACTGTTTTAAAAGATAATAGCACCCCGAAATGGCGTTATTATCCTAAACAATAATTACTGCCCTAAGCGATAGTTAGGAGACTCTTTAGTGATAGTCACATCATGAACGTGGCTTTCTTGAATACCTGCTCCACTGATACGCACGAATTCAGCTTTCGTTCTCAGCATATCGATAGTACCGCAGCCTGTCAGACCCATACATGAGCGTAAGCCACCCATTTGTTGGTGAATGATCTCTTTTAAGCGACCTTTGTAAGCCACGCGACCTTCGATACCTTCAGGCACCAGTTTATCTGCTGCATTATCAGATTGGAAATAACGGTCTGAAGAACCTTTAGACATTGCCCCCAGAGAACCCATGCCGCGGTATGCTTTATAGGTACGACCTTGGAACAGGATAGTTTCACCCGGAGATTCTTCGGTACCTGCAAACATGGAACCGACCATCACACACGCTGCACCTGCCGCGATAGCTTTAGAGATATCGCCAGAGAAGCGGATACCACCATCTGCAATAACAGGAATGCCAGTGCCTTCTAATGCACCCGCGGCTTCAGCAATTGCCGTGATTTGAGGTACACCCACGCCAGTCACGATACGAGTCGTACAAATTGAACCTGGGCCGATCCCCACTTTCACTGCGCTAACGCCAGCGTCTGCTAACGCTTTCGCGCCTTCCGCTGTTGCAACGTTACCACCAATGATTTGCAAATCAGGGTATTTTTGGCGAGTTTCACGAATACGCTGTAAAACCCCTTCAGAATGACCGTGTGATGAGTCAATGAGCAGAACGTCAACGCCTGCTGCAACCAGTGCATCAACACGTTCTTCGTTACCTGCGCCGGCACCAACAGCCGCACCCACACGCAGACGACCTTGCTCGTCTTTACATGCGTTTGGTTTACGTTCTGCTTTTTGGAAATCTTTAACGGTGATCATACCTAACAGATGGAAGTTATCATCGATAACTAAGGCTTTCTCAACACGTTGCTCATGCATTTTTTGTAAAACGACTTCGCGTGCTTCGCCTTCTTTCACGGTGACTAAACGCTCTTTTGGCGTCATCACCGCAGTTACTGGTTGGTCTAAATCCGTCACGAAACGTACGTCACGACCTGTAATAATACCCACTAAAGAATTATCTTTAGAAACCACAGGATAACCCGCGAAACCATTACGTTCAGCCATTTCTTGCACTTCACGAATTGTGGTTTCTGGGGTAACAGTGACAGGATCAGTCACGACGCCGCTTTCATGTTTTTTCACACGACGGACTTCTTCAGCTTGGCGCTCAATGGACATGTTTTTATGGATAAATCCAATACCACCTTCTTGAGCCAGTGCGATAGCCAGATCAGATTCGGTGACAGTATCCATCGCTGCGGAGAGCATAGGAATGTTCAGGCGGATTTTTGCGGTCAGTTGAGTGGACAGATCTGCCGTGTTTGGCAGTACAGTTGAGTGTGCAGGGACGAGTAAAACATCGTCGAAAGTTAGTGCTTCTTTTTTAATGCGTAACATAGGCAATATCCCACCAGGCAGCGTTATGAAAGGTATAAAATATTGCCGCGGCATTATACACACCGTAATCGGTTGCTTCCAGCACTTTTTTCAAAAAAAACTTGATAAGTCCGTCGGCTACGTTAGTATCAGTCAATT
This window encodes:
- a CDS encoding PTS mannose/fructose/sorbose transporter subunit IIC; protein product: MELTVVQIVMVFVVACIAGMGSILDEFQFHRPLIACTLIGIVLGDMKTGIIIGGTLEMIALGWMNIGAAVAPDAALASIISTILVIAGGQSIGAGIALAIPLAAAGQVLTIIVRTITVAFQHAADRAAVSGNLTSLSIIHVSALLLQAMRIAIPALIVAISVGTSEVQHLLNSIPEVVTNGLNIAGGMIVVVGYAMVINMMRAGYLMPFFYLGFVTAAFTNFNLVALGVIGVVMAILYIQLSPKYNKSQVVVSQSNSNNNLDNELD
- the mntP gene encoding manganese efflux pump MntP, yielding MSFYATLILAFALSMDAFAVAICKGAVLHKPRFREILRTGFIFGFIEAITPIIGWGIGILASQYVIRWDHWIAFALLFILGGRMIWQSLTTKDEDCCAKPSSHSAGNLVLSAIATSLDAMAIGLGLAFLQVDIVHTAMTIGLTTMIMATIGMMIGRYVGPLLGKKAEILGGLVLIAIGFNILFEHLELFMYAP
- the rlmA gene encoding 23S rRNA (guanine(745)-N(1))-methyltransferase — protein: MNYQCPLCFKPLNLINSSYRCEANHQFDCAKEGYVNLLPVQHKRSKDPGDSLEMMVSRRQFLDAGHYQPMRDKVADKLAQYLPESSENILDIGCGEGYYTDHFAQSLKAASKSVSVYGLDVSKVAIRFAAKRYKSVNFCVASSHRLPFADSSLSAIIRIYAPCKAQELSRVLTPMGILITVTPAAEHLQELKALIYDEVKLHPAKDEDLPDFKLIDETRLNYVMDLEGEEAFALLEMTPFAWRASEEVKQQLKQENEKDYTADFLIRVYQYKD
- the manX gene encoding PTS mannose transporter subunit IIAB, which codes for MSIAIMIGTHGVAAEQLLRTTEMLIGEQENVSFIDFVPGENADTLFEKYTQKLTTLDTSAGVLFLVDTWGGSPFNAATRIANEHDNYEIITGVNVPMLVETFMCRDDNPSMDELITVTLETGRGGIRPFKFKEAVSETPAPAAVSAPAPQPVIAGPGEHMIIALARVDDRLIHGQVATRWTKEMRVKRIIVVSDEVAKDTVRSTLLKQVAPPGVTAHVVDVDKCVRVYNNPKYSGERVMLLFTNPTDVQRIVEQGVEIDSVNIGGMAYTEGKTMVTNAVSINQKDIDAFNYLNDKNIELEVRKVASDSKVHMMDLINKLKK
- a CDS encoding DUF986 family protein produces the protein MTLNDVVLAIIILIMLVYAIYDEFIQGTLKGKTLLKVNLKRKHRVDAIIFIVLICIVIYTNIVRHGNLLTTYLLMITIFMAIYLAFIRRPKVFFKQTGFYLANTFILYERIKTMNLSEDGILMIGLEQKKVHIQVNHLDDLQKIYDFFINHK
- a CDS encoding PTS mannose transporter subunit IID; amino-acid sequence: MVEQTQSTEKRLTKSDIRGVFLRSNLFQGSWNFERMQALGFCFSMVPVIRRLYPENNDDRKQAIKRHLEFFNTHPYVAAPILGVTMAMEEERANGADIDDGAINGIKVGLMGPLAGVGDPIFWGTVRPVFAALGAGIAMTGSLLGPVLFFVLFNLVRLLTRYYGVAYGYKKGIDIVQDMGGGFLQKLTEGASILGLFVMGALVNKWTHVNIPLEVSRIKNQTTGVEDITTVQMILDQLMPGLVPLLLTFACMWLLRRKVNALWIIIGFFGLGILGAWLNFLAP
- the alr gene encoding alanine racemase; this translates as MAFRLKYLALLPLLVATACQQPAKTNIIETPSAQIQPALVNNAWIEISHSALDYNIKKVQALLGDKAGMCAVLKGDAYGHDLTLVTPVMIENNVQCIGLTSNTELKQVRDLGFKGRLMRVRNATEKEMAQATEFNVEELIGNLEMAQRLNAVAAKQGKVIPIHLALNSAGMSRNGLEVSNTEGLQQAKLISQLPNLKIVGIMSHYPEEDEAQIRKDLAKFKKESQQVLNVTGLKREDVTLHVANTYATLTVPESWLDMVRVGGIFYGDTVATKDYKRVMTFKSNIAAVNHYPKGNTVGYDRTYTLKRDSVLANIPVGYADGYRRVFSNAGHVLINGQRVPVLGKTSMNTVMVDVTDIKNVQPGDEVVFFGKQGKGEITAEEVEDISGALFTEMSILWGATNKRILVN
- a CDS encoding acid-shock protein, whose translation is MKKLLAIATVLSLAVSGAALANTTAKTEHVNHGVKTHEVAKAEHGKKEVKKSEVKQSGEVKAPEAAKAGK
- a CDS encoding phosphatase → MYQVDLHAHTIASTHAFSTVNEYFAEAAARGMKLFAITDHGPEMQDAPHEWHFGNMPILPRIVNGVGLLYGIEANIKNKQGETDCNEKIARHLDIILAGFHEPVLEPQSLEDNTEAMIATIRSGKVQIITHPGNPKYPIDIKAVAQAAKESNVALEMNNSSFLHSRAGSKKNCIEIAKAVKEAGGWVALGSDSHHVSYLGRFDEVVEMLKSIDFPESRILNTTPRRVLDFLEAHGRKPIPEFAHF